The Cryptomeria japonica chromosome 2, Sugi_1.0, whole genome shotgun sequence region ttatataatttcatttaagttatttaatttaattaattctatttaattttacttatttcattttagttaattattttaaaattggaGGTTTTGACATCcattatgtgaatgtaatatgtcCCTAAtatcttttattaaaaaaattacactttacctttataaaattaaatatttattttgcatagattttttatttatttttatttttttaataaagtacAACTAATAATAATGACTAGTGTGTAAAAGATAAGTACTactaataatatatttatatttgtcGTATACTCAAGACTTGTATAACCAACATTGTGACTAAATTCCGATTAAAACCATTTCTAAACAAATTAAAAACTATTGAAATTagagtaattaaaaaaaaaaaaccccataAATTTATACAATATTGAGTTTTCCATAGGAAAATTTTAAAAGATTATAAACATAACCCAAAGGTACATTAGAGTTAAATTTTAAAAACCTGAAACTCACACCTATTTTACCTCCTTTAGTTTTTTCCTACTAGCTAGGTAAATTCCCCTTGAACAGTCTTAAAACAAACCAAACTTTAAAAACATTCGATTTCCTATAATTTGCACAGATTCTTACAAGAAATAGAATTTAAGATACCGTTAAATATGGCGATACTCCAGTAAAGTTTACGAAGTGCAAATGGCCCAAACCTCGAACAAATTAGGCACCGCTCTTTGCAACCGTTTATGGCGACCTCCCCCTCTGAAACGACCcaagccctaaaccctaaacaacAGCAGTCCTGCTATAAATACAACATATGTTTCCTTTCATGTTTTCATGTGAGCAGAGGATTAGTTTTTATCTGGCGAACAGAGGCGACAGGAGAAAAAGAGATAGATCTTCATGGAGCGCCTAATGTCCTCCCATCTGAAACGCCTGTGGACTGCTCACACACATATATGGTATTTCATCAGTATTGCTTTCATCTTTCATTGTAGGGACTGTTAAGTTTATGCTTATTTTGCCCTGTTTTGCTGCAGCCGACGGAGCTTTGCGACTCAGGGCATGAGATCGTCCTCTAACCGTGGAGTTATGGCGGCGCAGGAGGAGGAGATGAAGAAACCTAATTCAGGAGGAGGAGAGAAGGGGTTTTGGATGAGAGATCCGGCCACCGGAAACTGGATTCCTCAGGATCATTTCCACGACATTGATGTTGCAGAGCTTAGAGAGAAACTCCTCTCCACAAGATCTGCCCGGCAAACTTTTAATTAGATGTCTTAGGAGAGTGAATCATGAGACAGTATGTACTGCATTTTATTATTGACAATATTTTCTCCATTCTGTGCCTAGATTTTGGCTGTGACATCGGAAACTCGATGTTCCAAATTTTGCAAGGAGCGGATCCGTTTTAGGGTTTAATTTCACATTGTTATTcccactattttttttttcaaataggtTTTCATGTCGAATCACATGGCCTGCAATATTTTTTGTGATATTCTCATTATGGACTTGATGGGGAAAGCATATTTATTTAttctatattaataaaattattttaatcttttttttatttgtattctattttcatcttttcttcaattaaaaaatttattttaattaaaaggaagtttaaggtatattttatttaaaatagagTTTAGAGGTGATTATTACATATGAATATTGAAATAAGGAATAGGGAACCCTtgtagtttgtttttgtgttttctgcTGCTGTTTTTAATTTTCTAAGACTAGTTGTTAATGTGTCTgcctttttaatcaaaaacatattttaGAAAATTAATTTGATATTTACAGTGTTtttataaaatgattaaactcAGTTTTTGTGTACTTGTTAAGATATTTTTGCTTGCATAGAAATTATTGTTATTTTTGCTTG contains the following coding sequences:
- the LOC131047119 gene encoding protein SENESCENCE-ASSOCIATED GENE 21, mitochondrial encodes the protein MERLMSSHLKRLWTAHTHICRRSFATQGMRSSSNRGVMAAQEEEMKKPNSGGGEKGFWMRDPATGNWIPQDHFHDIDVAELREKLLSTRSARQTFN